CATTTATCACCCATTTGATGTGAGGCTTGACATGCTCCCAAGCTTTAACAATAGCTTTCCAAATGTTTGAAGAGTTACTTCGAGCAATAATATTACGGGTAGACAGGAAACCACAATTATATTTGGCTCTCGTAATTTGAACCCAAAGCTTATCAGGACATGATCCGCAACCATTTACCAAGCCAGTTTATGTTTATAAACTTGGTTCAAAATTCGGAGATTTCTAAAATCCAGACCACCCTCCTCTTTGGGACGACAAATCTTCTCCCAAGAAATAAGTTGACATTTACGGTGTTGATTGGTTGAACCCCAAATAAGGTCTCGGCAAATTTTCTCCGCTTCTTCACAAATTGAAGCGAGAATATTTTACAATaagattaaatagttaaaattacataaattattGAGGTCTATGGTGAACCACTTATAATATTGGCACACCTTACTtatttagggttaaatattAATGGAAATGACCATTATGACTAATGGAGATAAAATTAAAGCATTTAAGTGGACTGTTTATTAGTTAAGAGACtaaaataaaacctaaaatttagttaagagaacaaaaaaagtagttaagtaaaaaaaaaatgtatattgcatttaagccactagatttgggagaaattcttaggtgaatATTGACCTAAAtattaatgattaggcacaagtaataaattttttagaacttattaatatattaaataattaaataattaaaaataattaatagtgtTAATGAGTTGTAAGAATTTTATCGGTTGTACTTGATCATTAATGCTTATATGGGTACTCACCTAAAAATTTTTGATTGCATATTTGAGTAGTATGTATAAAATCCTAGGTTGAattgtcatttaaaaaataaaatgtatattGCATTTAATGTAAATATGATGGAAACTATGTAATAAATTTGTTTACACTAGTCTctaattaaagaataaaaaaacagCTTTGAATAAATCCAAATTCAGTTTTGTGTCTTGACATCTTCTCCCCTGAAACTTACCGTTTGtgagtgatgatgatgatgaacaaCAATAATCGCTTTTCCATCTGAAAACCTCAAATCCAACCTCCACGAACAAACCAAAGTTGCATCTGGTATGACccatcttcatctttttcatcaATTTCATCACTCATTTTCATTTCATATACCCTGCACTCCACTGCACGCACATACCCTTTATCAGTTTACCTCATAAAAACGTTTCTTATATCATTTTTTTGCttcaagttttcattttttttaacagtgtTGCTCAAACTACTAAAAGGGTAGCTTCAAAAAAATGGCACAAgaatcacaacaacaacaacaagtgGATCCGAATAAGAATGAAGTTATTCGTTTAGAGCGTGAATCTGTTATTCCAATTCTCAAACCTAGACTCATCATGACATTGGCAAATCTTATTGGTATGTTGCTTCTTCTTTACAATTTCTCTCCATGTTGTTTTTATTGACATTTATAGAACCATGTTTAGGGTATTGTATTTTACAATTTTGGGTTGTTATGGTTGTATTTTGATATTGATATTCCTTGAATGGAAAAACATTGTTGGGGTGCAAAATGAGTGTTGCTTTTCTCTCACACTTATAAACAAAATTGAGATGAAGTTAttcctggtgggaacaattATTGGCACTTACCTCGCGGACAAACTCCGGACAAACTCTGGATTACCGGGCCCTTTTCCCTTGAGAACCAGATGGTTAACAACttaacaccaaaaaaataaaattgagatgaAGTTCACTGAAATTTCAGTTTTTTCCCTAACATAGATGAAGATATAGGGTTTTATAAAAAACGTGCGATATGGGTCGCAACATCATTGGTTTTGATGTCCCGGTGACCATAATTGAGGCCGCATTAGCTGCATTTGCCCGTTATTTTTTGCAGTATCTAGGATTGCAATACAACCGTGAATGTTACtgcaaccacaatttaaaagtttatttacCAATAGTTTATCTCCCTTTTTTGAATTCATTGTTGTTGTTCTATTGTGGCTTGAGTCTTTTGGCTATGATATGCAGAACATAGTTCCGACCGAGCTGAGTTTTTGAAGCTCTCAAAGAGGGTAGAGTACACAATTCGAGCATGGTATCTTCTACAATTTGAGGATTTGATGGTATATTCAGATCTTAATCCTTTTGATTTATAGCCTATATATACCTTGGGGTTGTGGAGAGACTGATTCCGTTATGCTTTCAGCAACTCTACTCTCTCTTTGATCCTGTGCATGGGGCACAAAAGTTGCAACAGCAGAATCTAGCTTCTGATGAAGTTGATGTACTTGAACAGAATTTCTTGACGTACTTATTTCAGGTACTATCTTGAGTTGATGCATTGTGAATGTACAATTCTCTTGGGGCCTCCTTGTTAATATAATATAGACTTGAAGACTTGTCACAAATTATAGTATTAACATAAAGGAGTAATCTGTTAGAAAGTGATGGAAATAAAGTAGCACAATAActtaacataaaataatttaggTGGATTGAAATAAAGTATCATTACATATTTCTTTCAGGTAATGGAAAAGAGCAACTTCAAGATAGTGACTGAGGATGAGATCGAGGTTGCACATTCAGGCCAGTATCTTCTAAATCTCCCCATTTCTGTTGATGAATCTAAGGTTTGTGTATAATATATGTTCCTTCACTGCCATTGTTACTTGCAATGCTTGACTTTGTTGCTAACAGTTGCTGATTTCTGTTTTATTTGGCTAATGTAAGCTTGACAAGACActtttgaagaaatattttgaGCAGCATCATCATGATAACCTTCCAGATTTCTCTGATAAGGTATAGCTCTAAAGCTAGTCCAGGTGGCTCTTATCCCTCAAGGATTTCCTGATTTCATGATGTTCGTTATCCAAATAATGTTGTATGAAACACCAGAATTACGATTAATAATTGTTTATCTCgttaaaatttgatttcttttgAGTTGTAGTATGGTGTTTAAATTTGTTCTAGGGTCTAttggtttattttgttttttgagtcATTAAAACATTTTTCTAGATACATTATTGGAAATAAGAATCTTTGTTGTGTGTGATTAATTCACTAAATATTGGTTTTGGCCTTTTGGGTGAAAGATCTTGCTAGTGTGTCAACCACTgaaaatagcagtttgtttAAATTCCGCCACGCTAGGGGTGATATATCGCTActatagctgctatttgacaacacatCATACTAAATGGTGtatcgcaaaaaaaaaaaaagcggtTTGTTAAAATTCTGCTACGCTAAAGGGCCACTATAactgctatttgacaacactgaatcttgtttattaaaacaaaaaagtgaGGAGAGGGGGTTTGGGGATGCCTTGTCATTGGTTCTTTCTTAGTCTTTTTTGCTTCTTTCATGACCATTGTTAAGTTAATTTTAATGACCACcgctaatttaataatttttatatctCTTTTTGTCATGGTGATGACATGGATGTTTGAACTACATATTATCCACAGTCCAGCCCTTATCTACTACCCTACTCCAAGTGGATTATAGTATTTGCAATTGATCCTTGATAAAGAAACATAATCGTATAAATGTTGATGTAGTTATGCACATGCACAGAATATGATACATGTGGATTGATATTATGGTAGTCATTCAATCCTATAGACTTTAACCGAAGACTGGAAGTTTTAGATTAAGAAGGTTCATTGTTTGCAAGCATCCAATAGATTTTCTTTGGCTTTTGTTACTTCTGTACTTGGTTTGATGCtggataaaaaaatatgtaattcCTTGAACAGATGagaagaaatttttttgttccTCAAACTTATATCCTTATCGTGAAATGGCAAACTAATGCATCCTATTGTTTTAGTATGTTATCTTTCGGCGTGGCATCGGAATTGATCGAACAACTGATTACTTTGTCATGGAGAAAGTGGACATGCTCATTGGACGATTTTGGGCTTATCTGTTAAGAGTAACTAGGTAAGCAAACTCCTAGAATGGAAAGTGAATGTTATATCCGATGCTAACGAATAATCCATTATGAGAAGTCAACATGTTGATTAATATATCAGTTTGTCTCAGTAAAACCTTTAAAAGGTCAATATAGAATAATTTTGAGTTTGCATTAATCAGGGTAAATATCACCAGCTTCATCTTTTCATTGAAGACCATATCATGAAATCTATACCTGTGAATGTACCACAGTATAAACAGCATGTTTCTTGAGCCTTTTATTTCTATTTCCAGAAACCATTTTAAGGCTGTGGTTCTTACAGGTTGGGAAAGCTTTTATCAAGAAAGCCAAAGCCTAATAAGAAGGACTCAAGTGGCAATGAAATGATCCGTGAAGCAACTGGGGATGACTTATTTGTAGAACGGATACGTCTTGAAAGCATGCAACTAAGGTCTTAttccatctctctctctctctctctctctctctctctctctctctctctctctctctctctctctctctgtctctgtctctgtgtgtgtgtgtgtgtgtgtgtgaaagGCTAAATTTCAAAGAGGAAGTTTTAGTTTAAGATTTGCTCATGGATTAAGATAATGAATAACATGCCTCAAAGTTATATGGTGTTTCTTTCTCGCTAAAATGTTATGCTCATGCATTTGAGTTTGATAAATATTGAATGTGTGGTGATGTTGTCACTTATGAGATCGTTTGCTGAAATTTCCAGCTCCCGTAATTTACTCGGCAAGACCTTGATCCAAGAACCAACATTTGATAGGATAATTGTTGTCTACAGGTATATCTTCCTTTTTCATCTCAAATTTCTATCGAAAAATTTGAAATCTaatagaaaaattgtttttcagGAGAGCCAGTACAAAATCTAAAAAAGAACGAGGAATATTCGTGAAgcattttaaaaacattccAATGGCTGATATGGAAATAGTTCTTGTGAGTTATATAACATTCgttaaacatttaaaaaaatccaatgTATATTACTTGATAACTTTTTCCTCAACAAACACAATTGATGACTTTGGTAATGAAATTCTTACTTGACAGCCAGAAAAGAAAAACCCTGGATTAACTCCAATGGATTGGGTCAAGTTTCTTATATCAGCAGTTGTTGGACTGGTCAGTTTTTCAACCTAACTTGAATGTTTTCATAAGTCTGAATGAACTAACGCGCCTAATGTTCTTTGCAGGTTGCTGTATTTAGTTCACTTGAAATGCCTTCGGCTGATTGGTGGGTCATATTTGCTGTTCTTTCCACAGTAGTTGGTTATATTGTCAAGACATATTTCACGTAAGTTTGTTCATTTTCCTGTTTGGTGAAATATACGTAATGATTATTAACATTGAAACTAGATCTATTTTTAATAGgtatttttctaaatatatcTTTTTAGCTATATATTTAACAGTTGTGgctactgttttttttttctacatagGTTCCAACAAAACTTGGCTCAATACCAAAATTTGATTACACAATCGATGTATGACAAACAATTGGACAGCGGAAAGGGTACACTTCTCCATTTGTGTGATGATGTCATTCAGCAAGAAGTAAGTGCTAGATTGAAGCACTTTGTCCTATTGATTTTATTATCAGCGGAGTTTAGGCTTTTTTCTGTTTGTGACAGTGTGCCAGCCAAACATCTAATGTAATGGCTATTAATCTGAAATTCTTGTAGGTCAAAGAGGTGATACTTTCGTTCTTTATTCTAATGGAACAGGGTAAAGCTACAAGACAGGTTTGTACATGAACACAAATTTCTAAGAAACTTGTTTTTTCCTTTCCGCCACCTTTTTTATTTAGtatttctcctttttttttatacttaggGAAACAAGTTACTTAATACTTATGTTAGCTATATGGTAATGTGAATCAGGATCTGGATCACTGGTGCGAGGAACTAATCAAAGAAGAGTTTGGGGAGGAATGTGATTTTGATGTGGATGATGCAGTTAATAAATTAGAGAAATTGGGTATCGTCAGTCGGGTGAGATTTTCAAAAATTCTCTCATTCTAATCTACGAAGTGATTATATATCTATGCTGAATTATTTAATACTTAACATACTTTTAAAGGAAAACTAggcattttttttccttcaactttgtttttattatttccatttattttttatttctgtaTATTCCACTCGCTTTAATACCAAACCAGAAAAGTAGAAAACATTTTGATCCTTGTTTGCTAAGTTTGTTAAGGTTAAGATCAGTAAAGAAAACTAAACCAAACCAGAAAACATTTTGGTCGAATATAACCAAACCGGTTATGCTTCACCCTGAACTGACCCTGACCAGTTATTAAGTTTGGTTCATAGGTTTTAAATTTACGAGACAAACTGGTTCTGAACTGATTTTAAAATCATTTCAAAAACTGGCTGGTTCCCTatacaaatatttgaaaaatggattaaagtaaaaataagaCCACACTTTTTAAATCAAAACATAGAATTTACGACCAACTTAACCCCAAAAATCGACTTACAAAATGAGGATTATTCATGTCTGATAAACACAACTCATGTCATATATCTGGTCGATGTGATACTCAACACCCTCTTCATGCTCGAGACTAGATGTGTGAAGCTATGATTAATATGGCTAGAATTACTTACATCTGAacaaaactaaatattttctcaaaccaaataaacattaaaatagtaTTTTCTGCAAAGATTGATTTATTTGTTGACTGGTGATTCTTGTTGGAAATTCAGGATTCTATTGGTCGATATCAATGTGTGGGACTAAAACGGGCTAATGAGATCATTGGCACCACGACCGAAGAGCTTGTGCTCAAGGCAAGACAGGGAAACCTCACTACTTGATAGTGTTTACAAAAGCTGCTTAGCAGTCTTATGTACATGTTAGTGTTGGTTAATCATATG
This genomic interval from Trifolium pratense cultivar HEN17-A07 linkage group LG6, ARS_RC_1.1, whole genome shotgun sequence contains the following:
- the LOC123889958 gene encoding uncharacterized protein LOC123889958 — its product is MAQESQQQQQVDPNKNEVIRLERESVIPILKPRLIMTLANLIEHSSDRAEFLKLSKRVEYTIRAWYLLQFEDLMQLYSLFDPVHGAQKLQQQNLASDEVDVLEQNFLTYLFQVMEKSNFKIVTEDEIEVAHSGQYLLNLPISVDESKLDKTLLKKYFEQHHHDNLPDFSDKYVIFRRGIGIDRTTDYFVMEKVDMLIGRFWAYLLRVTRLGKLLSRKPKPNKKDSSGNEMIREATGDDLFVERIRLESMQLSSRNLLGKTLIQEPTFDRIIVVYRRASTKSKKERGIFVKHFKNIPMADMEIVLPEKKNPGLTPMDWVKFLISAVVGLVAVFSSLEMPSADWWVIFAVLSTVVGYIVKTYFTFQQNLAQYQNLITQSMYDKQLDSGKGTLLHLCDDVIQQEVKEVILSFFILMEQGKATRQDLDHWCEELIKEEFGEECDFDVDDAVNKLEKLGIVSRDSIGRYQCVGLKRANEIIGTTTEELVLKARQGNLTT